The following proteins come from a genomic window of Nocardioides albertanoniae:
- a CDS encoding helix-turn-helix domain-containing protein produces MAGDLETRGYPDAIVRPVTAARTITTERFAPSAALAGHLDYHWYVGWHLEQPHDQQVIPQPRIHIAAEDGRLLVHGIGRRPFLRHLTGRGHTLGVSFLPGLFRPALGSAVSTIADRVVAAQELLGVDDRPTADRILSGTDPKEMAAAMEAYLLEAGLPTDPVADDVRRWVARAEEDRSITRAEQLADHAGVSLRSLQRLFGEYVGIGPKWVVQRFRVLEVAARAHAGDVDWAAVAAELDFSDQAHLVRTFRDVVGAPPATYAKNL; encoded by the coding sequence ATGGCCGGTGACCTGGAGACGAGGGGCTATCCCGACGCGATCGTGCGGCCGGTGACGGCGGCGCGCACGATCACGACCGAGCGGTTCGCGCCCTCCGCTGCGCTCGCCGGACACCTCGACTATCACTGGTACGTCGGCTGGCACCTCGAGCAGCCGCACGACCAGCAGGTCATCCCGCAGCCCCGCATCCACATCGCCGCCGAGGACGGCCGGCTGCTGGTGCACGGCATCGGCCGGCGCCCGTTCCTGCGCCACCTCACCGGCCGGGGCCACACCCTCGGCGTCTCGTTCCTTCCCGGCCTCTTCCGCCCCGCGCTCGGCAGCGCGGTGAGCACGATCGCCGACCGGGTCGTCGCGGCGCAGGAGCTGCTCGGCGTCGACGACCGGCCGACCGCCGACCGGATCCTCTCCGGCACCGATCCGAAGGAGATGGCCGCCGCGATGGAGGCCTACCTCCTGGAGGCCGGCCTGCCGACCGACCCGGTCGCCGACGACGTACGCCGCTGGGTCGCTCGCGCCGAGGAGGACCGCTCGATCACGCGGGCCGAGCAGCTCGCGGACCACGCCGGGGTCAGCCTGCGCTCGCTGCAGCGCCTCTTCGGCGAGTACGTCGGGATCGGCCCGAAGTGGGTCGTGCAGCGCTTCCGCGTGCTCGAGGTCGCCGCCCGCGCCCACGCCGGCGACGTCGACTGGGCAGCCGTCGCCGCCGAGCTCGACTTCAGCGACCAGGCCCATCTGGTGCGTACGTTCCGTGACGTCGTCGGTGCTCCCCCGGCGACCTACGCGAAAAACCTCTGA